In one Lolium rigidum isolate FL_2022 chromosome 3, APGP_CSIRO_Lrig_0.1, whole genome shotgun sequence genomic region, the following are encoded:
- the LOC124696373 gene encoding leucine-rich repeat extensin-like protein 3, producing the protein MDKSNLPPPSTLKALNKASYKISKQSSSSSIRAPSPPPPPLPSRLSPPLSAPPPPPSSAPAPIDHPPPQPPVYNIDKSNFRDVVQKLTGSPSHIFPPQPPATPAPLAAPTPPRPLMAPPPPPPPLSAIPSRLHRIRPPPLAPPRPPPILPATAPAQPGLSPLPALPSVCMSAESPISAYMRRLRGMPSPIHVPTSPLGFGCLHSPRAPTSPGVAMPATSPRVRDQ; encoded by the coding sequence ATGGACAAGTCCAACCTCCCACCGCCCTCCACCCTCAAAGCCCTCAACAAAGCCTCCTACAAGATCTCCAagcaatcctcctcctcctccatcagaGCACCttctcctcccccgccgccgctgccttccCGCCTCTCTCCACCGTTGTCAGCCCCgcccccgcctccctcctccgCCCCCGCCCCAATCGACCACCCCCCGCCCCAGCCCCCCGTCTACAACATCGACAAGTCCAACTTCCGCGACGTCGTCCAGAAGCTCACCGGCTCCCCCTCCCACATCTTCCCGCCTCAGCCCCCAGCCACCCccgcccccctcgccgccccAACCCCCCCACGCCCCCTCATGGCccctcccccacccccacccccgctCTCCGCCATCCCCTCCCGTCTCCACCGCATCCGTCCCCCGCCGCTGGCCCCGCCCCGCCCGCCACCCATCCTTCCGGCGACGGCGCCAGCCCAGCCCGGCCTCTCCCCCCTCCCGGCGCTCCCCTCCGTCTGCATGTCGGCCGAGTCCCCCATCTCGGCCTACATGCGCCGCCTCCGCGGGATGCCGTCCCCGATCCACGTGCCCACGTCGCCGCTCGGGTTCGGCTGCCTCCACTCGCCGCGGGCGCCCACCTCGCCCGGCGTCGCCATGCCCGCCACCAGCCCCCGCGTCCGCGACCAGtga